The following are encoded in a window of Sminthopsis crassicaudata isolate SCR6 chromosome 5, ASM4859323v1, whole genome shotgun sequence genomic DNA:
- the LOC141545208 gene encoding olfactory receptor 2A1/2A42-like encodes MENNKTTVTDFILLGFLVSPEMHLVLFGLFFLLYTFTLLGNGVILGLICLDSRLHTPMYFFLSQLAIVDISYASNTVPQMLANLLDPVKPITFAGCIMQTYLFLMFALIECILLVMMSYDRYVAICHPLRYTLIMSWRMCGALTITSWVCGSLLALVHVLLLLRLPFCGPREINHFFCEILSVLKLACADIWLNKMVIFVACVFILVVPLCLVLISYSHILGAILRIQSGEGRKKAFSTCSSHLCVVGLFFGSAIITYMAPNSRNSEEQQKILFLFYSFFNPTLNPLIYSLRNAEVKDALRRVFRRERQI; translated from the coding sequence ATGGAGAACAACAAGACCACAGTGACAGATTTCATTCTCCTGGGATTTCTTGTTAGCCCTGAGATGCACCTGGTTCTCTTTGGACTTTTCTTCCTACTCTATACCTTCACTCTGCTAGGAAATGGAGTCATCTTGGGGCTGATTTGTCTTGATTCCAGACTCCACACTCCCATGTACTTCTTCCTCTCACAACTGGCTATTGTTGACATCTCTTATGCCTCAAACACAGTACCCCAGATGCTGGCAAATCTCCTGGATCCAGTCAAGCCCATCACCTTTGCAGGTTGCATAATGCAGACCTACCTCTTTTTGATGTTTGCCCTCATAGAATGCATTCTCTTGGTAATGATGAGCTATGATCGGTATGTGGCTATCTGCCATCCACTCAGATACACCCTCATTATGAGCTGGAGAATGTGTGGGGCACTTACTATCACATCCTGGGTATGTGGATCTCTGCTGGCATTGGTCCATGTGCTTCTTCTCCTTAGGCTGCCCTTTTGTGGACCTCGAGAAATCAACCACTTCTTCTGTGAAATCCTATCTGTACTGAAACTTGCCTGTGCAGACATATGGCTCAACAAAATGGTTATCTTTGTTGCCTGTGTGTTTATATTGGTTGTTCCACTCTGCTTGGTCCTAATTTCCTACTCACATATTCTTGGTGCTATCCTAAGAATCCAGtcaggggaaggaagaaaaaaagccttCTCCACCTGCTCTTCCCACCTTTGTGTGGTTGGGCTTTTCTTTGGTAGCGCCATAATCACCTACATGGCCCCTAATTCCAGGAACTCTGAAGAGCAACagaaaattcttttcttattttacagtttcTTTAATCCTACTCTAAATCCTTTGATCTACAGCCTGAGAAATGCAGAAGTAAAAGATGCTCTAAGAAGAGTGTTTAGGAGGGAGAGGCAAATTTGA